The Priestia aryabhattai genomic interval AGTTCTCATTTCAACGTGTTTCGTTTTTACAATGTGCAAGCAATAACCGCGCGGCTTGTTACCGGATAAAATCTCATGTTCACTTTCAGAGAATGTATCAAAGTTTTCTTCTAGCTCCTTAATATCGTTCTTAGAAAGCCTCATATACGTTTTGATTTGAGCGTTATTTATTAATGCTGTTCCATATCTACCAACTGATAAGAAGTCGGCAGCGTTTTGAGTAGCAACACATAAAAACCCGCCGTATTTTCTGATACGTTTTGCCATTGAGAACATGAAGTATAGGGATTGAGGGTTGCGCTCATCCGCTAAAATCCACAATTCATCTGCATATAAGCCTACTTTTTCGTTCCGGTCTTTCTTTGCTTCCTCCCACAAGTCTTTTAAAAGAAGATCCATGAGCGGTTTTCTGATTGATTCATCTAATTCATTAATATCTAAAACATTTATAGGAGCTGTTAAATGCCAATTTGTTTGACCGTTAAAAATCCCTTTATATACACCGCTCACGAATGGTCTTAAGGTCGCTCTAACTCTCTCCATTCCTTCCGCTCTGCTCATAATGTCATCTAATGTGCTTAAGGTAGGAAAGATAGTAGGTAGCGTTTCAACATCCTCATGAAGTGTTAAACCGACTGTTCCATAAGATTCCACAATACATTCAAGTAATGTCGATTGTTCTAAAGAACTCATTTCTGGAACAATCCATTTAAAAAATGTAATCATTCCGCTAATTTTCTGAGGTAGATAATCTCTAATGCTTGTTGATTCCTGGGCCGGATCGTCACTATCTACAACTACTGAGCGGATATGAAAAGGATTTGTTACAAAGTGAGAGCCAGGCTTGAAAACTACATGGTTTGCACCAGGCAGGAAGTGATATTCTCTTTCGGGATCAATAATGAATTGCCGTTCTACCTGTCCGAAGTTGTGCTCTCTGAATATCTTTGTTTTTACGTAGGTACTTTTTCCGCTTCCTGGCTCCCCTAGAACAACCTCGTTTAAATTGTTGTATTTCGATGTATCCCAGGCGTTATAAATGACTGGAGCCTCTGATTTTACGTTAATACCAATAAATAGCCCTGTATTTTCGTTTAGTTCGCTTGAATTGAAAGGAACCATAGCCGCTACTAATTCCGCATACATAGGCCAGCTGTAACGCTGTTCAATTTCTGCATGTTTATAACCGACAGGCAGCGAATACCAAAAACAATGAGGATTGTTATAAATTCGTTTAGCTTTTAAGCGATTTGTTTTAATAGCGGATTCTAAGCGCTTGCAAGCAGCGTTTAGTTTTTCGTCTGTTTCTTCCCTAACAGCTAAAAGCATTGTGGTATTAAATAAGCTCTCACTATCATCTTGCATACGTGTTAACAAGCGTTCTAAGCTCTCTACCTCGCTTGTATACTTGTTTTTTAATGAAGAAGGTATTTTACCCATTAGCCGCATGTTAAGCTCGTTTATTTGCCTATCAATCTTATCTGTTTCGGTTCCTTTGTCTCTAGCTTCTAAAGAGATAGATATATCCATATCAACATCAGCGTTCATAATTCCATCTATCCAACCCGCTTCAACTTCTTTTGGAAAATAAGAGATTGTATAAAAGGCATAGCGTATATTATCCAATTCTAGATATTTTCCGCTCACTATGTCCGGCGGCTGCCATGCTGTTAAATCCATTCCTCGTTCATAAGGTTGTGTAAGCCTGCTTGTAGGAGAAAGTTTGTTATAAATAAGGTTTTTTATTTCCTCTTCAAGCATCCCTCTTGCGTTCATCTTTCCGCCTCTTAAGCTTTCCACTACATTCTTTTTTAAGTTGTGAAGCTCTTTTATAGCCTCTTCATAATCGCTTTCTTTTGATTCCAGGACAATATAAAAACTGTGCGTATTACGAGCTTTCAAGCTGTAATCTTGTAAATATTCTTGTGTGCCTCTGATGGCCTTCTGCTCTTCCTCTGATCTGCTTATCGCTTTTTCGTCTAGTTCTTGTAAATAGCCGTTAATGTCGATTGAATCAGAAGAAATAAGGATTTGGCAGCGTTGCCCTGTTGTATGGTTGTTAAGAGCCGCTCTTATACGGCTCACAACCTTTTTCACTCCGTTTGTATCCAACAAATCTAAATTGACAGGATCAAAAACTTTTAAAACTGCTTTATATCTCTCATCTGTCGTTCTAAATACTTCATTCTCGAATCCTTCTACTGGAACGTTAATGAACTTTTGACCTTTTAACCGCTTGAAAAGGCTAGGTTTCTCATTTTTTTGTTTTAAAGGTAGTGATAACTGGCTTTTTGATTTTTTGATTTTCATATTCTTTTCCTCCCCATTGTGGTGTAAGTGTTTTTGAATTTGTCTTTTTTACTAAATACTGAAACATTAATTGAAAATTGTAGTAGCCTGATTTATGGTCAATCTGCAATACAGAATGAGCGGCTATGATTGAAAAAGCCATGCCTACAAACATTAGAATTGTGTATCCTAGAATGAAATAGAGTGTAATACCGGATAAAAAAAAGATGGATATTAAAGCTACCCATCCTTTCCAGTTCAAATTCCAGTACACCCCTCCCCCTTTTACGTTTCGTGGAACCTCGTATTTTAGTTTTTTAGATTCTTCCATGCTTTCACCTACTTTCCTATACCTTTGAACATAGCTCTATTTACAATCATTCGTAAGCCTCCTGCGGCCATTCCTGAAATACCGCTACCAAACATCCATTGTTTGAGAATTACTGGCCCTGTTGCTCCTAAAATCATGAAGCAGAATGATATTAATAAGCCTTCAAAGCTTCCTTTTGCCGCTGTCCATACCACTAAGGCAAAGCACAACATATGAATGATCTGTGTGAAAATAACTGCTGATAAGCTTGTTAAAAATGATTTGAATGTGCCGGATTTATTGGCGTATGTAGCTAAAAAAACCGGGCCGCATATCATTGCAATTACTAAGTGAGCAAATCTGAATATCCCCGCTATTGCAAGGACTAGCGTTCCTATTCCGTATAAAGCAGCCATAAACAGAATGTGAAAGGCGGCTGTTTCCAGTCCGCCTGTTGGCGAAATACTATCCAATATTTTGCCTGCTGTGTTCACATCCACTTTAAAGCCGCCTATCCATTTAACTATTTCATTTACAATCGGAAGCATAAACTTTGTCATAAACGCCGGAAATGACCAAATCATAGCCGCTGCTATGGCTGCATCTGCCACAATAGACGCGTAGTTTGGTGAATCTTCATCTGTCACTAAGTCCTTCATTGAGTTAGAAATGCGAAGGTAAAGCAAGATAATGACTAATGAAGTTGCTGCTGATTGTGAACCAAAAAGCAATTCCTTAAAGTGCGGGATTTTATCAAAATCAGCAGGAGCAGCAATGTATTTAGACATCATTTTCATTCCTGCTGTGATAAAGTCGCTCGCAAACTTCTCTAGAAGGCTCCTTATAACTTCCTGTGCTGATTCCACCGGGTTAAATATGTTTGGCAACTCTTCCCCTCCTTACCTATGCAACTTTGTGTGCATAAGAGAGTAAAAAAATATTAAGCGAAGTATTTTACGATTAAGCCAGCAAGAACACTTGCCATTAACGCAATCCCAACTCCAACTCCAGTTCTTTTAATTCCCTCAATAGCAGCTTTCATATCATGCGGATCTTCTGCCTGCATAATCTTAAGGCCGTTCTTCACAAGGACGAATATAAGAATAGGTGAAGCTAGTATTCCTAACCATTTGCCAAAATCACCAATTAGTTTAGCAAGCGCCTGGAAAAATTCCATTTAACAAAACCCCCTGAATATTTAGTTTTTTTTAGCAGCTGTTGTTCTGCTTACCACTATCTTATGCAACTTAGGGTGCATTGTCAATCAAAAAAAAGAAGTTTTTTGTTTTTTATTTGAAAAGCCTTCCAAAAAAATGCTTACTGATCCGCTTCCTTTGTAGCTTTATCGCGGTTTCTAAGTTGTAATCCTGACTTTTGTAAAAGTTCTTCCCACTGTTCGTATGTAGCTACCCAGTAGTTACCTATTTTCGATGGATAAGGATAGTTTTTCTCTTTCGCAAAATTTGCAAGCCTAGAACCCCACGATTTATCTTTGCCTTTCATTTCTGCGTAGTCTTTAGCTGAAATTATTTTCTGCTCCTTTTCTTCTGACATGGAAGCACCCCCGATAAAAATTTAAGTTGCATGTTTTAATAACACAACCATACCAACATTATGCCCCGCTAGTCAATGTAAGTTGCATAACAAAATTTGCAAAGTTATCTCACCAAAATGTCATTTTTCCCTTCCTGGCTCCCTGATCTATTTTTCTTTAACAGCTAAATAGCTGCTTCCCAAAACAAAAAGAGAGCACAAAATTTTCGCCTCTCCTTCTACTTTTGGAGCAGAAGCGGCGCGAAGCGTTCTCCCCGAATGAAAGGGCAAAAACCTTTTGCCCCGCTCCTTTCAGTCGGGGGAGGCAGAGTTAAAATCGTATACGAATTTCATTCGTTACGATTAAAATAGGGTGTCTAGCGCCCCCTATATCCCCCTTGCATACTTTCCGCATACGTTGTATTATTGAGTTATCTTATGCAACTTAAGTTGTATAGTAAGGAGGGATAGCATGGCAAAAGAATCTGTTTCTTTAAGGTTAGATAACGATGCTGTGAAGCTGCTTAAGAAGATAGCAAAGGAAGAATACGGCAATGTATCTAAGAAAGGTTACGTTGTCGAAAATGCTTTACAACTATATGAAGCTCACCGAATTAGACCACTGGAAGCAAGCGCCGTTTTGTCTGTAACAGAGGACAAAATAATTGAGCGGTTAGATAAAAGGTTCAATGATATTGGAAAAAATCTTGTTGAGCGGATTGGTAACTTATACGCAAAAGAAGCTTATGAGGCTTGTTTATCTTCTTTGTTACTTGAAGATATATACATGAAGTCCGGCTTTCATAAGGGAGATTATGAGCGTAGACGAAAAGAAACAGCTTACCGCATGAAAACACGTTTTGATAAAGAGGGCGCGGATCAACTAGCGGGAGCTATGGAAGAAAATGAACATTTAAAGCAAACTCTTACCGATGTAAACCAAAAACTACAAAAGGCAGCGCAAGTTGTTACACATTTTAAAGATAAGATTCCTACCCTGGAAGAAGAAAACGAACACTTGAAGGAGCAGCTGCAACAAAAAAGCGAGCAGCAAGAAAGTTTGAAAGCCTGGGCGAATGGTCTTACTAAACATCTAATAGACAACTATAGCCGTATTAAATCCAATAAGGCTTTATTTGATGAATACATGCAAATGAATCCCGTTCCTAAATGAAGGAGGTAAACAATTATGAAACTCAATGAGATAGAAATGATTAAGCATATGTTGTTACAACTAGAAGCAAGAGGCTATAAGGAACCTAGTTTTTGCTACGAAGACCCTCACAAATGGACTTTTCGTTCAGATATAAACGATGAAGACACTTTGTTTTTAGATGTTACTAAGGTTGATGGCGGAATTACTGCATGTGTTTTTCGTGATTTAGAAAGCGAAGAAAAGAAATATAGATTAGATTTTTATTTAGAAATTACAAATGGTTGCTAACGTCAAAATGCTCCGTTATCTAAAACATAACGGTACAAATAAGCCTATACATTCAGCAAAAGAGCACATTCGATACATTGAAGCTAACAGGGAAAAACACCGAAACAACCCTGATTTATTTAACAGCAAAGAAAACGTTTTAGACAGGCGCGACTTTTGGAAGCGGATTGAGGACCAACCGAAAAACGGTGTTGTTCTTCATAAAATGGTTATTTCCTTAAGTGAAGATGAACAAAAGCGCCTGAAAATTGATATGCGGGAGCTTGCCAGGGATACAATGGCTTCTTTTGAAACTAAGATAGGCCGCCGCTTGGATTGGATAGCTGCCTTTCATGATGATAAAGGGCAGCCGCATATTCATGTTGCTTTTAGAGGGCGCGATTTAGACGGAAAACAAGTTGGTATTTATCCAATTCATGTTAAGCAGCTAAAACAAATAGCCGAACAAGAGAAAGTTAGGCAGGCAGAGCGCAATTTAACCCGCGCACAATTTCGCGAATATACAAAAGAACTTGAAGCAGAGCGGCAGCAACCACGCCGTTATGAACAAGACAGGGATTATTCAGACCGTTCCCGCTCTGATCCACTCGGCCTCCAAACATCAAAAGTAACTCTTAACTTTTTGGAACAGATGATAAAAGATGGACAAAGACAAATTGAGAGAGTACAACGTAAAGCCTATTATGAGGCGGAACGTGAAGCAGAGCAGGAGCGGAACAAGAGCAAAGGGAGAGGGATGGAAAGATGAAACTAAAAAACAACCGACTCATTATAAAGTTAGTGTTACTTATTTCTATAGGTTTAGCATTCAATATTATCCTGGGAGGACTAGCAGCATTCTTATTTAGCGCTATACAGGTAAACAGTGATATTGATAAGCTTCTTATATCGCTTGAATCCTTAAAAGATGAACCTTTTTTAGCTGTTAAGGGAATAGTTTTCGGCAACGCTTCAAATACGGTTTTACAAAGCGGCCACGATCTATACACCAATTTAATATTTCAAGGTGTTTTATGGCTTGTATATCTATTTTACTTTTACAAAGCTATTTTCTTTAAGTCCAAAAGATTCAGTAAAGAAGATGCTTCACATATTGGCGTATATGGAACCGCTCACTGGGAAAGCGCAAAAAACATTGCTAAAAGGTTCTTTAACAGCGATAAGGGAATGATTGTTGGTGCTGTTGGTGAAAAACCCTGTATACAAGAGATTGAGGGAGATATAAACCAAATGTGTTTAGTGTATGGAGGTAGCGGAAGCGGTAAAACTGCCGGTTATTCTATCCCTAACATTCTTCATATATCCGAAACACTGGGAGAATCTTTTGTTATTACTGATCCAAAGGCAGATATTTTCAACGCAACAGCCGCTCACCTAAGAAAACTAGGCTACACAATTTATAAAATCAATTTGCTCGATTTTCTTAAGTCTGATAGATATAATTCGCTCGACTATGTAACCAATGGCCCTGAAGCTATTTCAGTCGTTAATACACTTATGAAGAATAGCGGCGAATCTAAAAACAGCGACTTTTGGGAAAAGGCGGAACGTGCTTTATATGCTGCATTGATTCTATATCTAAAAGAGACTCGCCCAAAAGAAGAGCAGCATTTTTCCAGCGTTTTAAAGCTAGGCTTAGAAATTGGAAAGAATCCTAAGTTGTTAAATGCCATGTTTAAAGCTTTACCGGAAGATTCAGAAGCAAAAACGTTTTACGATATATTCAACATGGCAGAGGAAAAAACACGCTCTGGAATATTAGTTGGTTTTGGTGTTCGCCTTCAATTATGGGCCATGAAAGATATAAGAAACTTAACAGCTGCAAGCGATTTTCAAATAAAAGAGCTAGCTCACAAGAAAACAGCTGTATTTGTTCTAACTAGAGATGATGATTCAAGTTTTGACTTGCTAACAGCTTTATTTATTGACCAAACTTTCCAGGAGCTTGCAAAAGAAGCTCGTAAAAGTCCAAAACAACATTTAAAAGTACCTGTAAGAATGATTTTAGATGAGATAGCAAATATCGCGCCTATCAATGACCTAGAAAAGCGTATGGCCGTCATGCGTTCGCGCGGCGTACGTATCTCATTAATTTTTCAAGGCATTCAGCAATTTAAAAACCGCTATGGAGAAGGCGTGGCCGCTGAAATATCAGATTCATGTGATAGTCAAATTATTTTACAGGCTAATGATGATTCTACCGCTATTCCTGTTTCTAAAATGCTTGGAAAAACTACGGTTTTAACTAACTCTGTTTCTCAAAATCATAATGAGCGAGGATCTTCTAACGGTATGAACTATTCAATGCAAGGAACAGAACTCATGACACCTGACCAGGTGCGGAAAAAAGATAAAAACAAATTGATTCTTTTTCAAAAGGGTTCAGCTCCCGCCTTTATTGACAAATACTTTTACTATAAACAAAAACGCTGGAGCAACCTTCTAGAAGCCGACTGGAACCAGGAGCCGAACAGAGAAGATAAACCGATAAATATTGCTTCTCCTTCCGTCTATAGCGTTCCGCAACCGGAACACATAGAACAGCAGCAAGGCGAACAGATAGCGGAACACTATGAAGATAACGGCCAATACTTCGATGAAGAGGCATTAAGACACCTGGAAGAACAGGCAGGCCACTATTTAGAAGATCAAGCGCCTTATGATGATCCGCAAGAAAAACAAGACAAAGAGCCTTTTGATATGTTCTCTTAAAAACTAAAGAGAAGGGAAATCCCTTCTCTTTTTTATTATGTAAATTATTAATTTCCAATTTTGTTTTCAATTTTTTGCTTTTCAACTTTTAAACCATCAATACATTCTTTGTAAATTCCTATAATATCTGATTCAGTCAATATAGTTGCTCCACCCAAATTCGGCCTTCTGAAACTCGAAAACGAATCATAAAGCCTTCTAACTGTTTTATAAGTGTTTAAATTCACATCGCTTGCCAGTTTCAATAGTCCTTCACTATTATCCGGCCCCTCTAAAGTATAGTCTAAGCGTGCATTTACATGACCTGCACCTAATTGCTCTCGTACGCCCTGTAAAAATATTCTGTTTTGCTGACCAATAAACATAAGTAAATCATCAATAGCCATTAATTGTTTAGGTAGCTTGTCCTCTGATTCTCTGTTCTTCAAGTCATTAATAGTCATCATTACACCTAGCAACGTAAACAATCCCGATAAAATGGAGCCTATATAGCTCCCGAAAAAACCAACCCAAACACTATTTGTTGAAACTGCCTTCCCAACAGGTATAAACATTAAAGCATTTACCACGATTGGAATAATAACTAATATCGCAATAGCATACCAAATACTTTTTTTACTCCAAACAAGTCTCTTTTTAAACACAATTACTTCCCCCTCTTTTGTCCAATTATATCTGATAAATTCAGTAATATATTGAAAAACTACACATTTTTAGTTAATAAAAACATTAACCAATCCGCTAAACGAGTAGTTACCCGAAAAGCTGTAATTAATTCGCTTGTAGGCGCTTATAGCAACATCAAAAAGGGTAGTTATAACAAGAGTATTCTTTTAAATGGCATAGAAAAGAATAAAAAAAGACCTGGAGCCGTTCTCTAGGTCTTTTTTAGCGTCTTTTTATTCTCAAAATAACGAATAACCGCAACAAAGACCGCCCACTATATATGAGTTTATAAGGCGGTCTTATCTATATTCATGCTATATGATTATGACAAAAATATCGACATTATTCTAAAAGGTGTCTCGTTTTTGATATCTTAATTGAGTATATGCTTAGTAGCTTGGATAATACCCCATTTTTTTGAATGCGGTATAAAAAAGGGGCGGTTAGGAGAGAATCCTTACTAATGAGTAAGGAGTGAAGATATATGCTATTTAACAAATTAGGACAAACAAGAACTAAATTTGGTTATTGGATCGACTCTCAAAAAGATATTAATCAATCAAAAATAATAAACGCCTCTGGAATGAGCAAGGGAACAATTTATAGATTGTGTAATGATCCTAATTTTAGACCTAAGCACTCAACTGTAGCGTGTATTAATAAAGGCTTAAAAAAATTAAAAAAGAACGTAAAAGTTGAGGATTTTCTTAATTTTTAGTTAGCAACGGCTCTGTTTTCTTACAAATTTTCTAAACGGCTCCAATCATCACATAAACCTTGTATTACTGCGGTAGCATTAACGCGGTAGATAATGAGTATTTACCGAAGTATTTACCGAAGTAACTACCCTTTATCTACTATGTAGCTACTGCGGTATAAAAAAAGACCTGGAGCTGTTCTCCTGGTCTTTATTAAACTGCTTTATTTTCTCCACTATGAACCTTGTTCCATTTTTGGCGTGAAATGATTTTAGGGAAAACATCTTTCTGTCTAATCGCGTTCTGCTCTTTGCTGCCATTATATGAATTAAAGCCTGTATAGCTTTCTGTATCTAACATTCTTCTAATTGTCGTAGGTGTCCAATTCTT includes:
- a CDS encoding VirB4 family type IV secretion system protein, which codes for MKIKKSKSQLSLPLKQKNEKPSLFKRLKGQKFINVPVEGFENEVFRTTDERYKAVLKVFDPVNLDLLDTNGVKKVVSRIRAALNNHTTGQRCQILISSDSIDINGYLQELDEKAISRSEEEQKAIRGTQEYLQDYSLKARNTHSFYIVLESKESDYEEAIKELHNLKKNVVESLRGGKMNARGMLEEEIKNLIYNKLSPTSRLTQPYERGMDLTAWQPPDIVSGKYLELDNIRYAFYTISYFPKEVEAGWIDGIMNADVDMDISISLEARDKGTETDKIDRQINELNMRLMGKIPSSLKNKYTSEVESLERLLTRMQDDSESLFNTTMLLAVREETDEKLNAACKRLESAIKTNRLKAKRIYNNPHCFWYSLPVGYKHAEIEQRYSWPMYAELVAAMVPFNSSELNENTGLFIGINVKSEAPVIYNAWDTSKYNNLNEVVLGEPGSGKSTYVKTKIFREHNFGQVERQFIIDPEREYHFLPGANHVVFKPGSHFVTNPFHIRSVVVDSDDPAQESTSIRDYLPQKISGMITFFKWIVPEMSSLEQSTLLECIVESYGTVGLTLHEDVETLPTIFPTLSTLDDIMSRAEGMERVRATLRPFVSGVYKGIFNGQTNWHLTAPINVLDINELDESIRKPLMDLLLKDLWEEAKKDRNEKVGLYADELWILADERNPQSLYFMFSMAKRIRKYGGFLCVATQNAADFLSVGRYGTALINNAQIKTYMRLSKNDIKELEENFDTFSESEHEILSGNKPRGYCLHIVKTKHVEMRTVITPTEEESIKLKPSYQENQLQEVAI
- a CDS encoding pilin; this encodes MEFFQALAKLIGDFGKWLGILASPILIFVLVKNGLKIMQAEDPHDMKAAIEGIKRTGVGVGIALMASVLAGLIVKYFA
- a CDS encoding relaxase/mobilization nuclease domain-containing protein, yielding MLRYLKHNGTNKPIHSAKEHIRYIEANREKHRNNPDLFNSKENVLDRRDFWKRIEDQPKNGVVLHKMVISLSEDEQKRLKIDMRELARDTMASFETKIGRRLDWIAAFHDDKGQPHIHVAFRGRDLDGKQVGIYPIHVKQLKQIAEQEKVRQAERNLTRAQFREYTKELEAERQQPRRYEQDRDYSDRSRSDPLGLQTSKVTLNFLEQMIKDGQRQIERVQRKAYYEAEREAEQERNKSKGRGMER
- a CDS encoding VirD4-like conjugal transfer protein, CD1115 family — protein: MKLKNNRLIIKLVLLISIGLAFNIILGGLAAFLFSAIQVNSDIDKLLISLESLKDEPFLAVKGIVFGNASNTVLQSGHDLYTNLIFQGVLWLVYLFYFYKAIFFKSKRFSKEDASHIGVYGTAHWESAKNIAKRFFNSDKGMIVGAVGEKPCIQEIEGDINQMCLVYGGSGSGKTAGYSIPNILHISETLGESFVITDPKADIFNATAAHLRKLGYTIYKINLLDFLKSDRYNSLDYVTNGPEAISVVNTLMKNSGESKNSDFWEKAERALYAALILYLKETRPKEEQHFSSVLKLGLEIGKNPKLLNAMFKALPEDSEAKTFYDIFNMAEEKTRSGILVGFGVRLQLWAMKDIRNLTAASDFQIKELAHKKTAVFVLTRDDDSSFDLLTALFIDQTFQELAKEARKSPKQHLKVPVRMILDEIANIAPINDLEKRMAVMRSRGVRISLIFQGIQQFKNRYGEGVAAEISDSCDSQIILQANDDSTAIPVSKMLGKTTVLTNSVSQNHNERGSSNGMNYSMQGTELMTPDQVRKKDKNKLILFQKGSAPAFIDKYFYYKQKRWSNLLEADWNQEPNREDKPINIASPSVYSVPQPEHIEQQQGEQIAEHYEDNGQYFDEEALRHLEEQAGHYLEDQAPYDDPQEKQDKEPFDMFS
- a CDS encoding transcriptional regulator; translated protein: MLFNKLGQTRTKFGYWIDSQKDINQSKIINASGMSKGTIYRLCNDPNFRPKHSTVACINKGLKKLKKNVKVEDFLNF